One region of Eleutherodactylus coqui strain aEleCoq1 chromosome 5, aEleCoq1.hap1, whole genome shotgun sequence genomic DNA includes:
- the LOC136628685 gene encoding spermatogenesis-associated protein 31H1-like, translating to MNPLAPSSGNRRSGGRKISVTQKQKAKAADGGDHRTETLRDHRTETTAQRPPHRDPQRPPHRDPQRPPHRDSQRPPHRAHQRPLHRAHQRPPHRAHQRPPHRDPQRPPHRDPQRPPHRDPQRPPHRDPQRPPHRDPQRPPHRAHQRPLHRAHQRPPHRDPQRPPHRAHQRPPHRAHQRPPHRDPQRPPHRDPQRPPHRDPQRPPHRDPQRPSHRDPERPPHRDHCTGTTAQRPAETAAQRPSETAAQRPSETAAQRPSETAAHRPTETAAQRPTETTAQRPSETTAQRPSETIAQRPSETTAQRPSETTAQRPSETTAQRPSETTAQRPSETTAQRPSETTAQRPSETIAQRPPCRGPQGPPRRGPQRPPHRDQQRPPHRDQQRPPHRDQRRPSHRDPQRPSRRDHHAEALRDHHAGALRDHRTETCRDHRT from the coding sequence ATGAATCCGTTGGCTCCCTCCTCGGGGAACAGGAGGTCTGGGGGCAGGAAGATATCAGTGACCCAGAAACAGAAAGCTAAAGCTGCGGACGGAGGAGACCACCGCACAGAGACCCTCAGAGACCACCGCACAGAGACCACCGCACAGAGACCACCGCACAGAGACCCTCAGAGACCACCGCACAGAGACCCTCAGAGACCACCGCACAGAGACTCTCAGAGaccaccgcacagagcccatcaGAGACCACTGCACAGAGCCCATCAGAGaccaccgcacagagcccatcaGAGACCACCGCACAGAGACCCTCAGAGACCACCGCACAGAGACCCTCAGAGACCACCGCACAGAGACCCTCAGAGACCACCGCACAGAGACCCTCAGAGACCACCGCACAGAGACCCTCAGAGaccaccgcacagagcccatcaGAGACCACTGCACAGAGCCCATCAGAGACCACCGCACAGAGACCCTCAGAGaccaccgcacagagcccatcaGAGaccaccgcacagagcccatcaGAGACCACCGCACAGAGACCCTCAGAGACCACCGCACAGAGACCCTCAGAGACCACCGCACAGAGACCCTCAGAGACCACCGCACAGAGACCCTCAGAGACCATCGCACAGAGACCCTGAGAGACCACCGCACAGAGACCATTGCACAGGGACCACGGCACAGAGACCAGCAGAGACCGCCGCACAGAGACCCTCAGAGACCGCCGCACAGAGACCCTCAGAGACCGCCGCACAGAGACCCTCAGAGACCGCCGCACATAGACCCACAGAGACCGCCGCACAGAGACCCACAGAGACCACCGCACAGAGACCCTCAGAGACCACCGCGCAGAGACCCTCAGAGACCATCGCGCAGAGACCCTCAGAGACCACCGCGCAGAGACCCTCAGAGACCACCGCGCAGAGACCCTCAGAGACCACCGCGCAGAGACCCTCAGAGACCACCGCACAGAGACCCTCAGAGACCACCGCGCAGAGACCCTCAGAGACCACTGCACAGAGACCCTCAGAGACCATCGCGCAGagaccaccatgcagaggccctCAGGGACCACCACGCAGGGGCCCTCAGAGACCACCGCACAGAGACCAGCAGAGACCACCGCACAGAGACCAGCAGAGACCACCGCACAGAGACCAGCGGAGACCATCGCACAGAGACCCTCAGAGACCATCGCGCAGagaccaccatgcagaggccctCAGGGACCACCACGCAGGGGCCCTCAGAGACCACCGCACAGAGACATGCAGAGACCACCGCACATAG